Proteins found in one Miscanthus floridulus cultivar M001 chromosome 4, ASM1932011v1, whole genome shotgun sequence genomic segment:
- the LOC136551230 gene encoding metal transporter Nramp5 → MEIEREAPGNDKARSWRANVAQEDSKSKLDGGDQPMKEPAWKRFLAHVGPGFMVSLAYLDPGNLETDLQAGANHRYELLWVILIGLIFALIIQSLAANLGVVTGRHLAEICKSEYPKFVRICLWILAEVAVIAADIPEVIGTAFAFNLLFHIPVWVGVLITGSSTLLLLGLQRYGVRKLEFLISMLVFVMAACFFGELSIVKPPAVEVIKGLFIPRLKGDGATADAIALLGALVMPHNLFLHSALVLSRKTPSSVRGIKDACRFFLYESGFALFVALLINIAVISVSGAVCFSGNLSPEDADKCSDLSLDSSSFLLKNVLGRSSAIVYGVALLASGQSSTITGTYSGQYIMQGFLDIRMKKWLRNLMTRCIAIAPSLVVSIIGGSSGAGRLIIIASMILSFELPFALIPLLKFSSSSSKMGPHKNSIYIIVFSWLLGLMIIGINMYFLSTSFVGWLIHNSLPKYANVLVGLVVFPLMLIYVVAVIYLTLRKDTVVTFVADSTQLVDAEKAKAAGEEDDLPVPFRQDLADIPLPE, encoded by the exons ATGGAGATTGAGAGGGAAGCTCCGGGTAACGACAAGGCGAGGAGCTGGAGAGCTAATGTAGCTCAGGAGGACTCTAAGAGCAAGCTTGACGGCGGTGATCAGCCGATGAAG GAGCCTGCATGGAAAAGGTTCCTGGCTCATGTTGGGCCAGGGTTTATGGTGTCATTGGCATACTTGGATCCTGGGAACT TGGAAACGGATCTGCAAGCTGGAGCGAATCACCGATACGAG CTCCTCTGGGTGATTCTCATTGGTCTCATCTTCGCACTCATCATTCAGTCACTAGCAGCTAATCTTGGAGTGGTGACAG GGAGGCATCTTGCTGAGATATGCAAGAGTGAGTATCCAAAATTTGTGAGGATCTGCCTATGGATTCTCGCAGAGGTGGCTGTGATCGCTGCAGATATCCCTGAAG TTATAGGGACAGCCTTCGCTTTCAACCTGTTATTCCACATCCCTGTGTGGGTGGGGGTTCTCATCACCGGCTCCAGCACTCTCCTGCTCCTGGGCCTACAAAGATACGGG GTGCGGAAGCTGGAGTTCCTGATCTCGATGCTGGTGTTCGTCATGGCGGCGTGCTTCTTCGGGGAGCTGAGCATCGTGAAGCCGCCGGCGGTGGAGGTGATCAAGGGGCTCTTCATCCCCAGGCTCAAGGGCGACGGCGCCACCGCAGACGCCATCGCCCTCCTTGGAGCTCTTGTCATGCC GCACAACCTGTTCCTGCACTCCGCTCTGGTGCTGTCTCGGAAGACGCCGTCGTCGGTGAGAGGGATCAAGGACGCGTGCCGGTTCTTCCTCTACGAGAGCGGCTTCGCGCTGTTCGTGGCGCTGCTCATCAACATCGCCGTCATCTCCGTCTCCGGCGCCGTCTGCTTCTCCGGCAACCTCTCGCCGGAGGACGCCGACAAGTGCAGCGACCTCTCGCTCGACTCCTCCTCCTTTCTCCTCAAG AACGTgctgggcaggtcgagcgcgatCGTCTACGGCGTGGCGCTTCTGGCGTCTGGGCAGAGCTCCACCATAACAGGCACCTATTCCGGCCAGTACATCATGCAG GGTTTTCTGGACATCAGGATGAAGAAGTGGCTGAGGAACCTGATGACCCGGTGCATCGCCATTGCGCCGAGCCTAGTCGTCTCCATCATCGGTGGCTCCAGTGGCGCCGGCCGTCTCATCATCATCGCTTCG ATGATCCTGTCTTTTGAGCTGCCGTTCGCCCTCATCCCGCTTCTCaagttcagcagcagcagcagcaagatgGGACCCCACAAGAACTCCATCTAT ATTATCGTGTTCTCGTGGTTGCTGGGGCTGATGATCATCGGCATCAACATGTACTTCCTGAGCACCAGCTTCGTCGGCTGGCTCATCCACAACTCCCTCCCCAAGTATGCCAACGTGCTCGTCGGCCTCGTCGTCTTCCCCCTCATGCTCATCTACGTCGTCGCCGTCATCTACCTCACCTTAAGAAAGGACACCGTCGTCACCTTCGTCGCCGACTCCACCCAGCTGGTTGACGCCGAGAAGGCCAAGGCGGCCGGTGAGGAGGACGACCTACCCGTGCCGTTCCGGCAGGACCTGGCGGACATCCCACTGCCGGAGTAG